A single window of Hemibagrus wyckioides isolate EC202008001 linkage group LG28, SWU_Hwy_1.0, whole genome shotgun sequence DNA harbors:
- the LOC131348093 gene encoding uncharacterized protein LOC131348093: MTEQTFLQNKLLPAACETYSCVQKKVCRFILKVQASVSLKKEHHQLTSEHSEDSSSRRSSERVSVSSTKAVKANVSSTSAQGEEEQLHLDTCTEEIIAKILDLYRTQGQKQTSDLFQSTCTHLVCDVLVRNIQILAKRQKLRKTERSVCYRKLSRNLIRYLESAAWEIMHSVSRELEECLKAGSRNKTQTGLSRASNMSAFDHANIFAPFRLFGHVRNDVENIFSTVKEGRWPNKRAKMITQDSVFDRSSSHHGCLSRGFAGRLAGNKNSAVNQLKSLLSSDSSTGCHEPIIANAVSAILRNMTASNITRTFSQEERSRGRVFGARAISLLVHGFVPELLTHLDCYFSSTEFTQLAAQTEFCKGEVTANDEKAFTAAVRELTKSLTDFVVESSATPTRRPRNSKTLDELNAHSQERQLTSLDEEVSHSSARGSAGKKKKEKEKKKSETSEIESCSSAQQEVYFWDDLSGEFLRETIYI, from the exons ATGACCGAACAGACGTTTTTACAGAATAAGCTTCTTCCAGCTGCTTGTGAGACCTACAGCTGTGTGCAGAAGAAAGTGTGTAGATTTATTCTGAAGGTCCAGGCTTCGGTTTCCCTGAAAAAAGAACATCACCAACTCACGTCAGAACACTCTGAGGATTCTTCGTCAAGGCGCTCATCAGAACGTGTCAGCGTGTCCTCAACGAAAGCTGTGAAGGCGAATGTCAGCAGCACGTCTGCTCAGGGGGAGGAGGAGCAGCTCCATCTCGACACGTGCACAGAAGAAATTATCGCTAAAATTCTGGACTTGTACAGGACGCAAGGACAGAAGCAGACGTCCGATCTCTTCCAGTCCACATGCACTCACTTAGTATGTGATGTCCTGGTCAGAAACATCCAAATCCTTGCTAAGAGACAAAAACTCAGGAAAACTGAGAGGTCTGTCTGTTACAGAAAACTGTCACGCAACCTCATTAGATATCTGGAATCCGCAGCCTGGGAAATTATGCACTCTGTTTCAAGAGAATTAGAGGAGTGTTTGAAGGCGGGGTCTAGAAACAAAACCCAGACAGGACTCTCAAGAGCGAGCAACATGAGTGCTTTCGACCACGCCAACATCTTCGCTCCTTTCCGTCTTTTTGGACACGTGAGGAACGATGTGGAGAACATTTTCTCCACGGTAAAGGAAGGCAGATGGCCAAACAAAAGGGCCAAAATGATCACACAAGATTCCGTGTTTGATAGATCTTCCTCGCATCATGGATGCCTCTCTCGAGGTTTTGCTGGACGTCTGGCTGGGAACAAGAACTCTGCTGTGAACCAGCTGAAGAGTTTGTTGTCCAGTGACTCCAGCACTGGGTGTCATGAGCCAATCATCGCGAATGCGGTCTCGGCCATTCTGAGGAACATGACTGCATCAAACATCACAAGGACGTTCTCTCAAGAAGAACGTTCACGTGGCCGCGTGTTCGGAGCTCGTGCTATTTCCCTGCTGGTCCACGGATTTGTCCCGGAGCTCCTTACTCATTTAGACTGTTACTTTTCCAGCACAGAGTTTACACAACTAGCAGCTCAGACTGAATTCTGTAAAGGAGAAGTAACAGCAAATGATGAAAAAGCTTTCACCGCGGCTGTAAGAGAACTGACAAAGAGCCTTACAGATTTCGTGGTGGAATCGTCGGCCACACCCACCAGAAGGCCTCGGAACTCGAAGACTCTGGACGAGCTGAATGCTCACAGCCAGGAGAGACAGCTTACTTCCCTAGATGAAGAGGTCAGTCATTCGAGCGCTCGAGGTTCTGctgggaagaaaaagaaggagaaggaaaagaagaag AGTGAAACATCAGAGATCGAGAGCTGCTCTTCTGCCCAACAGGAAGTGTACTTCTGGGATGATCTAAGTGGTGAGTTCCTGAGAGAAACAATTTACATTTAG